One Prevotella intermedia ATCC 25611 = DSM 20706 DNA window includes the following coding sequences:
- a CDS encoding DUF3990 domain-containing protein, with product MILYHGSNQIIEQIDLSKGRKGKDFGQGFYLSDSFEQAKLMAENTVARMECGESCITKFEFDDNLLHSPVDVKVKLFTEYNIEWARFIIANRNNRSTSAIHNYDIVYGPIADDRVGLQLQRYRQQYISLEQLVEELKYKRPTFQYFFGTEKAICHLIMKG from the coding sequence GTGATACTGTATCATGGCTCTAACCAAATAATTGAACAAATAGACCTAAGCAAAGGACGCAAAGGAAAGGACTTTGGACAAGGTTTTTATCTAAGTGATAGCTTTGAACAAGCTAAACTTATGGCTGAGAATACTGTTGCAAGAATGGAATGTGGAGAGTCTTGCATTACCAAATTTGAATTTGATGACAACCTATTGCACTCACCAGTAGACGTAAAAGTAAAGCTATTTACAGAATACAACATAGAGTGGGCAAGGTTCATTATTGCCAATCGCAACAATCGTTCAACTTCCGCCATTCATAATTATGATATTGTATATGGTCCGATTGCCGATGATAGAGTGGGTCTACAATTACAACGGTATCGTCAGCAATATATATCTTTAGAACAGTTAGTGGAAGAATTGAAATATAAACGTCCCACTTTTCAGTATTTCTTTGGTACTGAAA